Genomic DNA from Salvia miltiorrhiza cultivar Shanhuang (shh) chromosome 1, IMPLAD_Smil_shh, whole genome shotgun sequence:
GGCCTCAACACTTGACCTCATCTTTTAAGTGTTATAACAATAATATAAACTTGAAAATTATGTCgcaattatattatatttacatTACTAATACGCCTTTCACGTGCTAcgatatgtttatttattttaaacaaatttaattatgtcaaaatgtcattatttatgagttagattaTTAGCAAcgaaaaaattatgttaatttaaatattagtatttgatttaaaataatatagtaataaaatatctaatattatcatattaaaataaaatattaatttattcttttagcatcacatttataatttataacgtAAAATAATTTCttgtcgaatttcgacgggttacgcACTAGTAATAATTATAGTCTACTAATAAAATATTGGAAATTTAATTGACATGATAATATGAAGGGATAATGGCCTATAAATTCTCAAACTTTGCCCACTTTCTTATTTTACACCCATATTTCAAATTCTGCTTATAAATACTTAaactttattaattatttgattttgcaCCCGACGACGAATTACTCTCAAACCATTGCGTGTTGGACATTTTCACGTCTAAAGAGATTTCATGCTTGCACAACCTGAGGAAAGAATAATTTCCATGTCGAGAAAGATTTGAAAGAGACATCATTTAACTATTTTAAGACACGTGTGGCTACATCAAATGTAGTTTAGGGGTGATTCGTCATCGGGTGCAAAATCAGATAATCAACAAAGTTTAAGTATTTATACGTAAAATTTAAAGTATGGATACAAAATGAGAAAATTGGTAAAGTTTGAAAATTTACAAGCCATTACCCCTAATACATCAATCCAAAATATTCCAATATCATAAACATAAGAATGTGTAATAACTTACTTTTGCAAAGGTGCATGTACAAAATAAGGTGATATTTCATCAAGAAAGCGCTTtagtttcataaaaaaattcaaaacaaaaatattcaagtgcatttgtttttttttttttttccttctagaAATAAATTTAACAGATGACACAAAATTTAACTCATATCTGCTCATATTTATGCCTGAGAGTCCTTATATATACTCTTGCAAGCAAAAGAATGATCATAACTCAGCCATAGCTTCTAGCATGCTGTCTATGTCGGGGGTTGCGACTGCACGCTTGGTCAGTTCCCCAAAGTTGCAACAATGTTTCCTCTCAGTGTTGATGGCAACAACATCTTGAGCAAACATGCAGTTCAGTCCTGCAGATACCTGCATACGCGCTCCCCATTAAGGTAATCTTGCACACACATTCTCAAACATTTTCAGGTGTTTTAACAGTTAGTTATAGATtgaatagtaataaaaataatgttcTCAtgcaaattctcttttcattatTTGGCCATTCTCAAAACCAATAGCTTTGCAAAACCATAGCTGTGCATACTTACGTCGTATATTGCATCGCCAATCTTCAACTTCACAGCACCACTCTTATATACCAACATTTTCCCAATCAATCCTTCTGGTAGTGAATCCAATTTACAGAGGTTTTGAGATTTGCCTCGACCCGCTAAGGGGTTCACGTCCTTGGGTTCCGGGACTTTTGAATCAGCTGACCGTGCAATTGCGGGCAACATCTCTGGCAACTGAAGGAAGAACATGTTATTCTCCTGACCTTCATCCTGCCAACAATATCATTGAGATCTCAACCCAATTTCAAGTATTGAGGTGTGTGCTTTTCAGATTCATGATCATCATACAAGAATACCGACCAATAGACCAAGTTCTTGAGCTGCATTTGTTGCAAGTTCTTCAGATTCAGGTCTCTCCTGATCTTCATCAAATTCTTCTTTATCGAGAAGTTCTACAAGTAGAGAAGAAACTTTTCAAGTGACTCAAAACTGTAATATATAGGTACAACAACGATATATACATATTGTATGTATATGAGATTGAATCAGTTGTCTCTATCATATCAGCAGGTACATTTC
This window encodes:
- the LOC130987388 gene encoding uncharacterized protein LOC130987388 isoform X1; amino-acid sequence: MDPDPLAGSTGNAPRKVKFKPKAPPKRVKKEVLPKAEKEEDDIDEAKAEHLLRRFHETSSGRPKTEKKVTLAQVAFGIGGSSGNIKSYRPANNASSDGVAKVAKEYKEPWDYYTYYPVTLPVRRPYAGNPELLDKEEFDEDQERPESEELATNAAQELGLLDEGQENNMFFLQLPEMLPAIARSADSKVPEPKDVNPLAGRGKSQNLCKLDSLPEGLIGKMLVYKSGAVKLKIGDAIYDVSAGLNCMFAQDVVAINTERKHCCNFGELTKRAVATPDIDSMLEAMAEL
- the LOC130987388 gene encoding uncharacterized protein LOC130987388 isoform X2, whose translation is MDPDPLAGSTGNAPRKVKFKPKAPPKRVKKEVLPKAEKEEDDIDEAKAEHLLRRFHETSSGRPKTEKKVTLAQVAFGIGGSSGNIKSYRPANNASSDGVAKVAKEYKEPWDYYTYYPVTLPVRRPYAGNPELLDKEEFDEDQERPESEELATNAAQELGLLLPEMLPAIARSADSKVPEPKDVNPLAGRGKSQNLCKLDSLPEGLIGKMLVYKSGAVKLKIGDAIYDVSAGLNCMFAQDVVAINTERKHCCNFGELTKRAVATPDIDSMLEAMAEL